A part of Aspergillus flavus chromosome 1, complete sequence genomic DNA contains:
- a CDS encoding vacuolar protein sorting-associated protein 4 (vacuolar sorting ATPase Vps4, putative): protein MSNTDFLGRAIDAVKKAIELDNSGEYEKAYQGYYSALELFMLALKWEKNPKSKEMIRAKTGEYLDRAEKLKTHLEATESRKKPSAVGANGKVAQGSGKGDKNEDDNEDADSKKLRSALAGAILSDKPNVKWEDVAGLESAKEALKEAVILPIKFPHLFTGKRQPWKGILLYGPPGTGKSYLAKAVATEANSTFFSVSSSDLVSKWMGESERLVKQLFNMARENKPAIIFIDEVDALCGPRGEGESEASRRIKTELLVQMDGVGKDSRGVLILGATNIPWQLDAAIRRRFQRRVHISLPDINARVKMFMLAVGQTPCEMTQADYRTLAEMSEGYSGSDISIAVQDALMQPIRKIQTATHYKKVLVEGQEKVTPCSPGDAGAMEMTWTSVEADQLLEPPLVLKDFIKAVRNSRPTVSQEDLQRNSEWTKEFGSEGA from the exons ATGAGTAACACGGACTTCCTGGGGCGGGCGATTGATGCCGTCAAGAAGGCCATCGAGCTCGACAATTCGGGCGAGTATGAGAAGGCTTATCAGGGCTACTACTCCGCACTGGAGCTATTCATGCTCGCCCtgaagtgggagaagaatCCCAAGTCCAAGGAAATGATTCGCGCGAAAACGGGCGAATATCTAGATCGCGCAGAGAAACTCAAGACCCACCTTGAAGCAACGGAAAGTCGAAAAAAGCCAAGTGCGGTAGGCGCCAACGGCAAGGTGGCGCAAGGCAGTGGGAAGGGCGA TAAGAACGAAGACGATAACGAAGACGCTGATTCGAAGAAGCTACGCAGCGCCCTTGCTGGGGCGATCTTGTCGGATAAGCCGAACGTGAAGTGGGAGGATGTAGCAGGTCTCGAGAGCGCTAAGGAGGCATTGAAGGAAGCGGTTATATTACCTATTAAGTTCCCTCATCTGTTTACGGGGAAACGACAGCCATGGAAGGGTATCTTGCTCTATGGGCCTCCCGGTACCGGAAAGTCATATCTTGCCAAAGCCGTGGCGACGGAAGCAAACAGTACATTCTTCAGTGTCAGTAGCAGTGATCTAGTATCCAAGTGGATGGGTGAGAGTGAAAG GCTCGTGAAGCAGCTCTTCAATATGGCCCGAGAGAACAAGCCCGCAATTATCTTCATCGATGAAGTGGATGCTCTCTGTGGTCCTcgtggagagggagaatcAGAGGCATCTCGCCGTATCAAGACGGAGTTGCTGGTCCAGATGGATGGTGTAGGAAAGGATTCGAGAGGTGTTCTAATCCTGGGCGCAACGAATATCCCATGGCAACTAGATGCGGCTATTCGTCGCAGATTCCAGCGCAGAGTCCACATCAGCCTTCCCGACATCAATGCACGAGTGAAAATGTTCATGCTAGCTGTCGGACAGACACCGTGTGAGATGACACAAGCCGATTACAGAACACTTGCGGAGATGAGCGAGGGCTACTCCGGCAGCGATATTAGCATTGCCGTTCAGGATGCACTCATGCAACCGATCCGTAAAATCCAAACGGCCACGCATTACAAGAAG GTTTTGGTTGAAGGACAGGAGAAAGTAACACCATGCTCTCCAGGAGATGCAGGTGCAATGGAGATGACATGGACGAGCGTGGAAGCAGATCAGCTGCTGGAGCCCCCGCTCGTTCTGAAAGACTTTATTAAAGCAGTTCGCAACTCTAGACCCACCGTCAGTCAAGAAGACCTCCAGAGGAACTCGGAGTGGACCAAGGAATTTGGCAGCGAAGGCGCTTAG
- a CDS encoding putative prefoldin subunit 6, with protein sequence MADAQKQMQALSDEFQKLQTELDSLVEARQKLESQQQENQGVQKEFNSLDDDSNIYKLIGPVLLKQDKNEALMAVNGRLEFIEKEIKRIEGQIKENQDKSDKMRAEVRGIYEDTD encoded by the exons ATGGCGGACGCACAGAAGCAGATGCAGGCACTCTCAGACGAGTTCCAAAAATTACAGACTG AATTGGATAGTTTAGTCGAAGCTCGCCAGAAGCTCGAGTCGCAGCAACAGGAAAATCAAGGAGTCCAGAAGGAGTTTAACTCATTGGATGACGATTCGAATATCTACAAGCTCATCGGGCCGGTCCTGTTGAAGCAAGATAAGAACGAAGCTCTGATGGCTGTCAATGGACGTCTTGAGTTtattgagaaggagat TAAACGGATTGAGGGACAAATCAAGGAAAACCAAGACAAGAGCGACAAGATGCGAGCAGAGGTGAGGGGTATCTATGAAGATACCGACTAG
- a CDS encoding phosphoglycerate mutase, 2,3-bisphosphoglycerate-independent (unnamed protein product) produces MAKVDQKVVLVVIDGWGVAGPDSRKDGDAILAAETPFMSGFAEADSKTAQGYSELDASSLAVGLPEGLMGNSEVGHLNIGAGRVVWQDSVRIDQTLKKGELNKVDNVVASFKRAKEGNGRLHLLGLVSDGGVHSNITHLIGLLKVAKEMEIPKVFIHFFGDGRDTEPKSATKYMQQLLDQTKEIGIGEIATVVGRYWAMDRDKRWDRVEIAMKGIVSGEGEESSDPVKTINERYEKDETDEFLKPIIVGGEERRVKDDDTLFFFNYRSDRVREITQLLGDYDRSPKPDFPYPKNIHITTMTQYKTDYTFPVAFPPQHMGNVLAEWLSKKDVQQCHVAETEKYAHVTFFFNGGIEKQFAGEVRDMIPSPKVATYDLDPKMSAEAVGQKMADRIAEGKFEFVMNNFAPPDMVGHTGKYEAAIQGVAATDKAIGVIYEACKKQGYVLFITADHGNAEEMLTEKGTPKTSHTTNKVPFIMANAPEGWSLKKEGGVLGDVAPTVLAAMGIEQPEEMSGQNLLVKA; encoded by the exons ATGGCCAAGGTTGACCAAAAAGTTGTTCTTG TCGTCATCGACGGCTGGGGTGTTGCCGGCCCCGACTCCCGCAAGGATGGTGATGCTATCCTCGCTGCGGAGACTCCCTTCATGTCCGGTTTTGCCGAGGCCGATTCCAAGACCGCCCAGGGCTACTCCGAGCTCGATGCCTCGTCGCTTGCTGTCGGATTACCGGAAGGTCTCATGGGTAACAGTGAAGTCGGCCATCTGAACATTGGTGCGGGACGTGTGGTCTGGCAAGACAGTGTTCGTATCGACCAAACCCTCAAGAAGGGCGAGTTGAACAAGGTAGACAACGTCGTTGCATCCTTCAAGCGTGCCAAGGAAGGCAATGGCCGTCTTCATCTCCTGGGCCTGGTCTCCGACGGTGGTGTCCACTCCAACATCACCCACCTTATCGGCCTGTTGAAGGTTgccaaggagatggagattcCCAAGGTTTTCATCCACTTCTTCGGCGATGGACGTGACACCGAACCCAAGAGCGCTACCAAGTACATGCAGCAGCTTCTCGATCAGACCAAGGAAATCGGCATTGGTGAAATCGCCACTGTTGTTGGACGCTACTGGGCCATGGACCGCGACAAGCGCTGGGACCGTGTCGAAATTGCCATGAAGGGCATTGTCTCGGGAGAGGGCGAGGAGTCGTCCGATCCTGTTAAGACCATCAACGAGCGCTACGAGAAGGATGAGACCGACGAGTTCCTGAAGCCCATCATCGTCGGTGGCGAGGAGAGACGGGTCAAGG ACGATGacacccttttcttcttcaactacCGCTCTGACCGTGTTCGCGAAATCACCCAACTGCTCGGTGACTACGACCGCAGCCCTAAGCCCGACTTCCCTTACCCGAAGAACATCCACATTACCACTATGACCCAGTATAAGACCGACTACACATTCCCTGTTGCTTTCCCCCCTCAGCACATGGGTAACGTGCTCGCTGAATGGCTCAGCAAGAAGGATGTTCAGCAATGTCACGTTGCCGAGACTGAGAAGTACGCTCACgtcactttcttcttcaacggtGGTATTGAGAAGCAGTTCGCTGGCGAGGTCCGCGACATGATCCCATCCCCAAAGGTTGCGACCTACGACCTGGACCCCAAGATGAGCGCTGAGGCCGTCGGTCAGAAGATGGCCGACCGCATTGCTGAGGGCAAGTTCGAGTTCGTCATGAACAACTTCGCTCCTCCTGACATGGTTGGCCACACTGGTAAGTACGAAGCTGCCATTCAGGGTGTTGCTGCTACCGACAAGGCCATCGGTGTCATCTATGAAGCCTGCAAGAAGCAAGGCTATGTGCTCTTCATCACTGCGGATCATGG aAACGCCGAGGAAATGCTTACCGAGAAGGGTACCCCCAAGACTTCTCACACTACCAACAAGGTTCCCTTCATCATGGCCAATGCCCCTGAGGGCTGGAGCCTCAAGAAGGAGGGCGGCGTGCTTGGAGATGTCGCACCAACCGTTCTCGCTGCCATGGGCATCGAGCAGCCTGAGGAGATGTCTGGACAGAATCTCCTGGTTAAGGCATAA
- a CDS encoding RNA polymerase II transcription mediator complex subunit 9-domain-containing protein has protein sequence MASRSPAALTPLPKLSSAPQTPIVRDTTAAPSTVPQPVPFPPPQTFDIIPPLHGLLLRLLSPQANTEGVSNDTRAAEDPAAATAPTGATSTAAVQSQPHPQQQQPTAGNQNNDGHGVMPTVSSAAPGSASAAAEIAALSSNAPPPLDIKDLPTEASSIKIRIQKAQAVVESLPDVHRSVVEQEKEIKELEHRISRLKSVISDFGRRADPAKTEKTEMGAA, from the coding sequence ATGGCTTCTCGATCCCCAGCGGCGCTTACTCCACTGCCAAAATTATCGTCGGCTCCCCAGACGCCCATCGTTAGGGATACAACGGCTGCACCATCAACAGTGCCGCAACCAGTCCccttccctcctccacaaACGTTCGATATAATCCCACCATTGCATGGTCTGCTTCTCCGGCTGCTCTCACCACAGGCGAATACTGAAGGCGTATCAAACGACACACGAGCTGCCGAAGATCCAGCTGCAGCTACAGCTCCCACCGGTGCCACGTCCACCGCCGCAGTACAGTCTCAGCCTCACccacaacaacagcaaccgACTGCTGGGAATCAAAATAATGACGGCCATGGCGTAATGCCCACCGTTTCTTCCGCGGCACCAGGTAGCGCCTCCGCTGCGGCCGAAATAGCTGCGTTGAGTTCAAACGCGCCTCCACCGTTAGACATCAAAGACCTTCCTACCGAGGCCAGCTCCATCAAGATTCGTATACAGAAAGCACAAGCTGTGGTGGAGAGCCTGCCTGATGTGCACCGCTCAGTTGTGgaacaggagaaggagatcaaAGAACTTGAGCACAGAATCTCTAGACTGAAATCGGTCATCTCAGATTTTGGGAGAAGAGCCGACCCTGcgaaaacagagaaaacGGAGATGGGAGCAGCTTGA